The Candidatus Taylorbacteria bacterium nucleotide sequence CGGGCGGAGGCAGGGATACGTGGAAGCGGGGTGAGATGGCGCGAATTGCAGAAGAGCATTGCGACTCTATTATTTTGACCAACGAAGACCCATATGATGATGGCCCGATGAGCATTGTGAATGAAATGGCGAAAGCGATAACGAAGAAGCCCCTAAAAATCATTATTGACAGGCGAGAGGCGATACGAGAAGCGATTTCTCAAGCTCGAACAGGTGATTTTGTCTTAATTACCGGCAAAGGCACGGACCCTTTCATAATGGAGGCAAATGGTAAGAAAACTCCGTGGAGCGATGCGAAAGTTGCTAGGGAGGAATTGGAAAAGCGACTCTCACAATTCAAACTTTAGAAGTTACATTTTATGCTATCCGAGCATAAGACTGAAGTGAAGCGTCTCACGACAGTCCATAAAAAAATGCCGAAACTAGAAGTTTCGGCGACGCAATGAGATTCAATTTCTTCGGAGGAAATCCTCGTATGTTCCCTGAGGAAGCGACTTAATCAAGGCGAATACCACAGAGATAGCGGCAACGGATGGTACAAGATCGTCTTCGGTTTCAAGGATTACATCACCTTTGGAGTTTTTTTCTTCCCCTAGAGGAAGAAAACAGTTTTCATCGGCAACAATACTCGGCACAACATCTGAGGAAAGATGCCATGAGCTGATTTTCTTCGAATTTCTAATCAAGACAGGCTTAAAGTGTTTGAGAATCTCCCGCACGAAGCAGGTCAACGTATCAGCGATTATTTCAGTTGGTCTTGGCTCCTTACTTAGAATCATTGTTCGAAGATTGAATAGATTCTCTGGATTCACCGATATGTTGAGGGTGCGAGAAACTTCTACGAGGAAGCGTTTTTTGCTAAACCGTTGTGAAGAGTTCATGTTTTGCATAAGTTTTTCTATTTGGTCTATCATTAGAATACATCTAAAGTTATTTTCTTACAAAAGACAATTTGAGGTTCTAATAACTTTTGTGCTACCGTAAACAAATGCCAGAGTTGCCTGAAGTCGAGACAACGGTAAAAGGATTAAATGAAAGCGTGACTGGTCTCACGATTGTTGACACATGGACGGATTATGGGAGTTCATTTCACGCTGGGAAAGAAAACATTAAGAATAAGAATTATTTTCCGATATTTAGGCGCGAGGTTAAGGGAGAAAAGATTGTGGGGGCAAAGCGAAGAGGGAAAAATGTACTCATCCATCTTTCACATGGGAAAACGATTTTGATTCACATGAAGATGACCGGACACCTCCTGTACGGGGCGTACAGGAAAAATCCGAAATTCGAAGCACGAAATTCAAAAAAAGTTAAAAATATAAAGATAAACAATTACTGGGCTCACGAAAAATGGATACCAAATGAAGAAAATGAACTTCTGAGAGATTCGTTTAATAAATTTATTCATCTTGTTTTTACTCTTTCAAACAAGAAGCATCTGGCTTTTTCCGATATGAGAAAGTTTGGAAAAGTATCTCTGCTTCCGACCATAAAGCTTCAACATCTGCCCGAGATAAGCCACTTAGGACCGGAGCCATTGCTACCAGTCTTTACTTTACCGGTTTTTCGAATAGCGATTTTGAAGAAATCGAAGGGAAAAATAAAGCAGGTGCTTATGGACCAGTCTGTGATAGCGGGGATTGGGAATATCTATTCGGACGAAATATTATGGAAGTCCGGCGTTCATCCAAAATCAATTGTCACAAAAATTCGTCGACCGGTCTTGAATAAAATTTTTACTTCAATGAAGGAGATTCTCAAAAAAGGGATTGATTTCGGAGGGGATTCGATGTCGGACTATCGCAACCTCGTAGGCGAGCGAGGACGTTTTCAACATACTCACAACGCGTATCGGCTGACAGGAAAATCCTGCAAGAAGTCAGGTTGTAAAGGTAGAATCGAGAGAATGAAAATTGGCGGGCGTAGCGCTCACTTTTGCAATCGGCATCAAAAATTATATGTTTAGGATTTTAAAAAGAGCGATACCTGTGGCGACAGAAACATTCAGGGATTCTTTTTCTCCTTTCATCGGGATTTCGGCAATAATGTCGCACTGGTCTAATATATTTTGAGTGAGACCGTGTACCTCTTCGCCTACAATGAGCGCACAGTCTCCCGAGAGTGATACCGTCTTATAATCAACCGACCGTTTGTCTTGCTCGAGTGCGATGAGTGTCGTCGTCTTTCCTTTCAGTTCTTGTAAAAGCACCTCGATGTCGGGGGCAAAGGTCCAAGGAATAACTTTTTCCGCGCCGAGGGCGACTTTTGCAATGTCTTTTCGTTCTCTTTCAAATTGGTCAGTGGGAGTAGGGGTGTAGCCCGCAAGAAAGATGCGCGACACCCCCGCGGCGTCGGCGGTTCGAAAAATTGAGCCGACATTTCCGGCGCTTCGAATGTTGTAGAGGATGAGGGAGATCATGTGCGGAGTCTAAAGTGCGAAGTTGATTTTTCAACTAGAAAAATCATGTCGAAAGATTTTCAATAGCGTAGCTATTGTAAAATTTTCGACTTAAAGTGTAAAGTAAAAAAAGAAAAGACCATTCAGAGGAATGATCTCGAGCGGCTTCTCACGTCTTTGAAGGCAGAGAAGATAATTTTCGGAGAACGACCGGTGTTTTCCACAAAATGAGATAGACGCTCCCGCAAATGATGCACTTCACTGACCACGACTGCTCTGGAATCCCGATTTCCCGAAACAATTGACGCGTGCATTGACAGGGGCTAGGCGTTTTCAGTTCTTTTCCAGAGTGCAATTTTGGAGCGATGCAAACAGCGATTTGCGTGCTGTCACTGCCCGTTACTTGGACGGTGACTCGAGGGAATTGTCCTCGCAACTTTTCCCGGAGAAAAGTTGTCAAGCTTGTGTTGACCGAAGGCACTGAAGTTTTCATGCGTTTTGCTTTCTCAATTTGGTTTCTGCTGTTCCAAAATAAAGTATACCATTATTATGCCATGAACGGAAAAAGATAGCGGATTTCTGGTCGGCACTTCGCTGTCACGGAGGATAAGGAGCTCATCTCACTTCGTTCGTTTGTGCTCCCAGTAGGACGCTTCGCTATCTCACTCGTCCCTCGTAAGACTCGGGACTCTTTAGAAACCCACGGTTTCTAATTCCTCGAAGACTCGGTTTTCCTCCACGGAAAACTCCCGTTTCCCGACCCCTTCCCAGGTTCGATTCCTACTGTGATCAAAACTCACTTCGTTCGTTTGTGCTCCCAGTAGGAATCGAACCTACATCACAACCTCCGCAAGGTCGCATCCTATCCATTGAACGATGGGAGCAATTATTATTTTATTATCTATCTCTATCCACTCCGACGCTTCTCCGAGAAGGTCGGAGCCCCGACTTTGTTGCAAACGTCGGGGTTGAACGATGGGAGCAATAGTATGCAAGATAGCACAATACTGCTGTCATAGCATAATCTGCTATTTTAGATTCCGACTTTAAAACAGAATTTCTTTTGTTTCTACGAATTTAAGTACCGTTGATGGTAATTGGCCATAGTCTTTCAAATACTGTTCCTGCGCTCTTTCAACTAATCTTTTATACTCTAGACTCATTTTTTCAGCATCTTGCTTATTCTGTGCATCGATTTCGTCTCGTGTTGCCAGATAAAGAAGCTGAATTTTCAGCGCTTTATTGGGAACTGTGGAATATGAGCTGACGGAAGTATTTGAATCGGCAACAAAGTCAAAGCTAATCAAATTCTCTCCTATATTTAGGAATTGATTCTTTGTCTGTTGTGAGACGTAGCTCGAATAAATATCATCATTGTTATTCGCACCATAATCAACACTGATCTCATAGTTACCGGCATACTGAACAATAATTGGTACATTTATTTCCAACTTTCTGTATAGGGATACAGTAACTAGTTTTCCATTGATACCTTGACGCTCTGAAAACGGTTCTTTAAATTCAGTGGATACTGTTCCTATGCGAGCATATTTTTTATACTGCTCTTCACTTGCTTTTTCAGCTGTGATGCTATTTAATCCTTCATTCGAAACAGATTGCAAAGATTGATAAAAATTTGAAATGCCGAGTACAGAAGCTACGATTCCAACCAGAAGAAATAAGGCAGACAGTAACAATATAATTGTTCCTCGTTTATTATTTCTTGCTTCATTTTGCGCATCTGCTTCAAGTCGTTTGCCGATTTTGGATCCAAGATGATGACAAATGCCTGCGGTAAGTCCTACAATAGCGAGAGGGCCAAGAATAATGAACCACGCGGGAGTGAGTGCATTGTGGCTATCGGCTAACAAAGATATTCCAAATATTGCAAAGAAAATAGGAACGGTTAAAACTAATGAAGCAAAACCTAAAGCTAGACCGATAAGAAGGCCCGATATCTTGTATATCCTATTTATTTTCATAATTATTTAAACCTATCAACTTAAAACTTACAAATTTAAGATTAGAACCCCAGAAGTTCCATGAGCTTGAGATAAAGGGGCTCGCGGTGTTCCACTTCCGGAATGAAACCGGACAGAATGTAGCGCACTTCGTCCTGCGTCCTATCTTCGACGGGGACAATAATGTACGAGAGAAGCTTTTTCTTGGATTTTAATATCAGTTTTGAGCGAGGTCCGGGAATATCCTCAACAAAAAAAGATTCAAGAGAGATGTATGGGTAGAGCGTATCCTCGATGTACACTCCTTTTCCGTCAACTCGTAATTTTATTATGCGCGGATGACGGCGCGCAAAAAGAGTGACGGAAAAAGCCATGACAAGAAGCAAAATTCCAAGCAGGACATTTTTGAAAATAATCGCGGTAACAGAGAGAGCAACGGTGATAATCCAAAGAGACCAATACCAGTCACTCGTACGGAGGCGTGGCTCATACTCCGGTGCGTTCCAGGTAAGAGCAGTGAGAATTCTCGGCGAGCCGTAGCTATTTTGTTCTGTTGTTTCGTCCATAATTATGTATTTAAGATTGGAATTTCTGATTTATTTCGCAAAGACGAAAGCGTGATTTGGCCGATGACAAATAGGACAAGTGAGATAGTTGCGGAAATCATGCAGTAGAGACATATCGCGTGGATGACAAAAAACTGAAGATAGACGAGCCAAAGCGACACAAGAAAGGCCGGCACAACAATGTAGGAGGCTATTTTGAGCGTTCCTGTTTTTCTTGAATCGAAATAGATGATGCAAAAAATAATTAATGAGAGATAGTAGAGAGCTCCTACGAGGGCGAGGGGCACTCCGCCGATTTGCGAGTAAGAGCTGTTGGTAACTATATCGCATCCGCCGAATACCGAACAGGGGATGGGAGTTCCGAGATAATGCTCAACCGTAAGATAGGACGCGTCAATGAAGCCCGCAAAAGCGAACAGCGAGAAGAGCGCGACGAGGACGTTAAGGTTTTTTGGTGATTTCATCTTTGATGAGTTTCTTAAATTCATCGAAACTTTTTGGAGCGAGCTTCGTGTTGCCGAGGTAGAATGTAGGAGTAGAATTGACGCCGTAGGAATTGCCGCTCGCCATATCTTCATCAATTTTTACTCCGGTTTCTTTAGATTCGAAGTCTCTCTTGTATTCCCCTATGTTGAGTTTCAAGGTGGTTGCGTATTCGAGGAAAATATTTTTCGCGTCGCTTTTTCCGGTCCAATCATTCTGATGCTCATAAATGAGGTCGTGCATTTCAAAGAATTTTCCCTGCGCTCCTGCGGCTTCAGCGGCACGGGCCGCGAGGCGGGCGTTTGCATGTTGGGGAAGCGGATAGTTTCGGAATATCACTCGAAGGTCGTTTTTAAACTGACTTTCCAATTCCCTTAGAACGGGATGGTAGAGTCCGCATGCGGGGCACTCAAAGTCGCCATACTCGATAAGTGTTGTGGAAGCATTTGCATTGCCTCGAATCCAGTCAGTTCCAATCACCGAATCCGAAATATTGACTGGTGTGTCTTTTTCAGAACTAGGAGGATTATTCTTTACAATTCGGACGAGCCCAAAGAGTACTGCGCCGATGACAATGACCACCGAAATCCAAAGAACGACTCTGGATTTCGATTCCTTGATTTCGCCTTCTGCCCTTCTTGCAAGCTTCTCCTGCCTCTTTTGCTCGCGCCTCTCTTTTATTGTGAGGTCTTCATTGTTTTCCATATGGTGGAAGTATAGCAAAATTAATGTAATAATAAAAGATATTTACCCCATGGCAGAGCCCTGCCCGCTAGGAACACGAAGACTTGTTCCTAGCCGTGACGAAGTCACGGGGTATTCAACCTTTTGATACGACTTCGACTCGCGCTTCATGCCTGCATAAGAATGCAGTCGCGACGCCACTCGCTCGTCGTAATAAAAGAGCAATCATTAAACCAAGTAGTTATTATTCAACAAAGTCGCTTTAATTATTAAAATATATGGCTGATATAAATAAATCAAGGGCAGATGCAAAGTGGTGGCAAGAGGAACTCAGCATTCGTGAAGGTAAGGTAGGAGAAGCAAAACGAATGGTCGAGCAAAGAGAAAGAGAATTAGAGACCGCTGAACGAGAAGAAAGAAACCAAAAAAAAGGTGCTTAAAGACATGGATTATTTGGCGTTGTGCGGGATTTTGATTGTCGCTGACGAGAGAACGGGAGAGGAATTGGAAGCATTTTCTCGGGGCATGGAGCGTGATACAATACGGATGCTTATCAGTTAATCAAAACACATATGCGTGGAGAACATTAATTGAGGTAGAACGAATAGAGACGCAAGTCTCTATTGTTCTAAACGGAGGGCACTAATAACTGAATAACATATGACTGAATAACTAAAAATAGATCAGATTTTTCTTTTTCTCGCCATTCTGATATTAGTTATTCAGTCACTCAGTTAAAGTCACAAGTCAAATGAATGAGCCCAAATCAATCTATGCTACCGTGGAGTGCCCCTATTGTGGCAACAGTCCGACGAATCATTTTTTAGCACATGCGAACAATACGGTTTTTATTGCATGGAACAAAGTATTGGAAAAAACATTTCTTAAGGATTTAGATGGAGACACCTTCCCAAAATTATTTGACCCTTTTTTTTCTCGGCTTGAAAAAAGTATATTCTCCACGCTCTGTTTTTTTAAGGTTGCGCGTTTTCATTCAAACATCGACGGAGCGGCAGATTTGCGCTCCCGCATGATTTGGCTTGAGGCCATAAAACGCGAAATCCCTATGGAGCAGTTTGTTATTTTAGGAAAAGCTACCGATTGGTATAGAGCAAAAGTGCAGGGCGTGTGGCGGTATTTTGTAAGCATCCCTATCCCTCCTCGGTTTCCGAGTGAGGGCAATTTCTGGATTGACGACAAACATATTCTCAAAGAAAAATTGATGGCGGGAGGCATTCCTGTGCCCCGCTCGGAAACGGCGACAAGCGAAAAATCCGCTCTCTCCATTTTTGTGAAATGGCAGAAGCCTCTCATGGTGAAACCGCGCTCCGGTTCGCGCGGTCGTCACACTACCACTTACATATTGAACAGGGAGGATTTTCTCTTGGGCTTTAAGCGAGCGCAGAAACTTGGTCATTTCGTTCAGGTTGAGGAACATTTGGCGGGCAATGTGTGCAGGGCGACCATAGTAGATGGAGTTTTGCGAGGTTTTTTGAAAGCCGAGTCTCCGAGGGTAATCGGAGACGGAATTTACACCATTAGCGAGCTTATCGAGGAAAAAAATAAAAATAAGCCGGACAAAATCGGCGATGTGATTGTTAAAGTTGAGCTTGTTGAATTTGTGCGTAGGCAGGGATATGAGCTTTCCGATATTTTAGCGAAGGGGAAGACGTTGCCCCTGCTTTCCCGAACAGGCCGTCTGTTCGGAGGAAGGACAAAAGAAATGGCGAAGGAAGCGCATCCCAAACTTAAAGATTATTTAGAGAAGGCATCGAAAATAATCGGCACACCCCTCGTCGGTTTTGACCTCATCATCGAAAATCCCGAAAGTGACCCAGACGGCGCTCGATGGGGAATTATTGAAGCAAACAGTCTGCCCTTCATTGACCTCCACGAGTTCGCTCTAGAAGGCGCTCCGGCAAACATTGCCTCTTACATTTGGGATTTGTGGCCATAATCACTCAATAAACATATAGTCGTAATGCACGACTGTACGACCGCCTTTTACGCCAGCTAATTCTTTCACTTTCATGGAGTCGAGGGCGCTCACTCCAAATCCGATTTTTTGGTTGCTCATATTTCGAATTTCTACAACGTCGTCTTTTTTGAAATCGCCTTTGATGTGAATTACGCCAATCGGAAGGAGACTCATAGCTTTTTCCTTTGCAATTAACATATCTTCAGCACATTTGTTCACTATAATTGCTCCCATAGTGAGTCCTTCCGAGTATGCCAAACGGCGTTTTACTCCGCTCGTTTTTCTAAGGGGGATAAATTTTGTACCGATTGGTTTGCCGTGCATTATGTCAGTGAGAACATTTTCTTTTTTGCCGTGAGCAATGTGTACAGCAACTCCTGAAGAAATAAGTTTCTTTGCAACAGCGAATTTGGTCATCATGCCACCACGTCCTACATTTGTCTTTTCTCCTGTAATATGTTTTTCGCAAGTAGCGAGATTTTTGAAGTTTATCTCTGGAATGATTTTTGAAGACGGGTCGGAAGGGGAGCCATCCATCACACCCTCTACACTGGTGAGAATTATTACTGCGTCTACTACGAGCTGTGCCGCAACAAGACCAGCTAATTCATCGTTATCGGTAAAGACGAGTTCTTTAATGGCAACTACATCATTTTCATTTACCACCGGTACTATGTCCTCTCGAAGTAAATTCAAGAAACAATGATGCATGTTTTGGTAATGACTGCGGTCTCGAAAGTCTTCTTTGGTAACCAGCACTTGGGCGCAGAGAAGACCACACTTTCCGAAAAGTTTCGAGTATGTTTCCATCAGTTTCACTTGACCCAATGCCGCGAACACCTGTTTGTTTCCAACTGTTTCTGAATTCATTCCTGATTTTAAAAGACTTCGGCCAGATCCGACGGCTCCTGATGTTACAAGCACGGTTTCAACCCCACTCTTTTTTAGGGAAGAAATTTGGTTCACAATGTTTTCCAAAACGGATTCATCTATCGTGCCGTCTTCTTTTGAAAGTACCTTCGTTCCTATTTTTACGATAATGCGTTGGTACATGGGTAGGTGTAAGGTGTTAGGTTCTAGGTGTAAGTTGGGAAAAAAGGTGACCTATGTCAAGGACGGTCCTTGCCGAAGGCGGATTAATTGACCTTGTATTCCTTTAATTCGCTACTTATATCCTCTGAAGAGTTATCATGGTCAACATTATAAGTTTTTGATTTCACTCCCCCTACTGTAGGGAAAAACCATAATGTACTTTTATTAACCCCATTTATTTTTTCTAATCTGAAACTGTTATCAAAATTTCCTGCTGGCACTGTAACATTTTCAACCCCTGCAACTGGATACTCTATTGAGAGGTCTGGAAAAGCCTTCCAACCTTTACCTTGGGTTAATGGAAAATCATAAATAAGAGGGGCATTTTTCACGATGTCACTTATGGTAGTATCTTCAACGGGTTTATTTATAGTTACCGTAAAAGTGCTTGCGCTAGTAACATAAATCGTGTTATCAACCAGAATGTAATATTGAGTTACAGAAAATCCTTTATAACTTGTCCTCTCAATTTTATAGACTTTATACCCATCCTTTGTCGCTGTTGATGAGACAACCTTTGTGGTTGAGACAAAATCAATATTTTTGACATTATTATTTTCATCGGTCGTAACAATATGTTGATTATATGTCCAATAATTTCCCTCTTTAAGCGGAAAATATTTTTGCATATCAAAATCTATTGGAATATTTTGTGTAACCGTACCCCCATTATTGACATTAGTTTCAACCGCTTGTTTTTCAAGAGCAACATTGCCATTCAAGACAGCACGAAGTGTAAAAAATGCCAGTGAAACGGTTGGCAGAAAATTTATTAAGCAGAACAAAATTGCCAACAGAGCCTTGATTTTATGTTGCCTAAAACCCATTACAGAAAAAACAATCCCGATAATTCCTACTGGTATAAATAAAATTATGGATAATATTTTCAGCCAATAAAATAGCGAGTATGGTGTTGTGGGAACTCCAAATAGTATGAACCACGGGAGAAAGGTAATTAACGCTATATAAAAAGCTATTTTTGCTTTGTTGTTTTGATTAGACTGTTCTGATTGACTTAAATT carries:
- the mutM gene encoding bifunctional DNA-formamidopyrimidine glycosylase/DNA-(apurinic or apyrimidinic site) lyase gives rise to the protein MPELPEVETTVKGLNESVTGLTIVDTWTDYGSSFHAGKENIKNKNYFPIFRREVKGEKIVGAKRRGKNVLIHLSHGKTILIHMKMTGHLLYGAYRKNPKFEARNSKKVKNIKINNYWAHEKWIPNEENELLRDSFNKFIHLVFTLSNKKHLAFSDMRKFGKVSLLPTIKLQHLPEISHLGPEPLLPVFTLPVFRIAILKKSKGKIKQVLMDQSVIAGIGNIYSDEILWKSGVHPKSIVTKIRRPVLNKIFTSMKEILKKGIDFGGDSMSDYRNLVGERGRFQHTHNAYRLTGKSCKKSGCKGRIERMKIGGRSAHFCNRHQKLYV
- a CDS encoding TrmH family RNA methyltransferase, producing MISLILYNIRSAGNVGSIFRTADAAGVSRIFLAGYTPTPTDQFERERKDIAKVALGAEKVIPWTFAPDIEVLLQELKGKTTTLIALEQDKRSVDYKTVSLSGDCALIVGEEVHGLTQNILDQCDIIAEIPMKGEKESLNVSVATGIALFKILNI
- a CDS encoding vitamin K epoxide reductase family protein, with product MKSPKNLNVLVALFSLFAFAGFIDASYLTVEHYLGTPIPCSVFGGCDIVTNSSYSQIGGVPLALVGALYYLSLIIFCIIYFDSRKTGTLKIASYIVVPAFLVSLWLVYLQFFVIHAICLYCMISATISLVLFVIGQITLSSLRNKSEIPILNT
- a CDS encoding thioredoxin domain-containing protein → MENNEDLTIKERREQKRQEKLARRAEGEIKESKSRVVLWISVVIVIGAVLFGLVRIVKNNPPSSEKDTPVNISDSVIGTDWIRGNANASTTLIEYGDFECPACGLYHPVLRELESQFKNDLRVIFRNYPLPQHANARLAARAAEAAGAQGKFFEMHDLIYEHQNDWTGKSDAKNIFLEYATTLKLNIGEYKRDFESKETGVKIDEDMASGNSYGVNSTPTFYLGNTKLAPKSFDEFKKLIKDEITKKP
- the proB gene encoding glutamate 5-kinase yields the protein MYQRIIVKIGTKVLSKEDGTIDESVLENIVNQISSLKKSGVETVLVTSGAVGSGRSLLKSGMNSETVGNKQVFAALGQVKLMETYSKLFGKCGLLCAQVLVTKEDFRDRSHYQNMHHCFLNLLREDIVPVVNENDVVAIKELVFTDNDELAGLVAAQLVVDAVIILTSVEGVMDGSPSDPSSKIIPEINFKNLATCEKHITGEKTNVGRGGMMTKFAVAKKLISSGVAVHIAHGKKENVLTDIMHGKPIGTKFIPLRKTSGVKRRLAYSEGLTMGAIIVNKCAEDMLIAKEKAMSLLPIGVIHIKGDFKKDDVVEIRNMSNQKIGFGVSALDSMKVKELAGVKGGRTVVHYDYMFIE